GTGTTGGTGGTGCTGATGCTTGTGATGTAATGGCAGGTTTGCCTTGGGAGCTTAAATTCCCTAAATTAATTGGTGTAAAATTAACCGGTAAATTAAGCGGCTGGTCTTCACCTAAAGATGTAATCTTAAAAGTAGCTGGTATCCTGACTGTAAAAGGTGGTACTGGTGCTATTGTTGAATATTTTGGTGAAGGTGCAACGAATATGAGCTGTACTGGTAAAGGTACCATTTGTAATATGGGTGCTGAAATCGGTGCAACGACTTCAACTTTCGGTTATGATGAGAGCATGGAACGTTATTTACGTGCTACAGACAGAGCTGATGTTGCTGATGCTGCCAACGCTGTTAAAGAACACTTAACTGGTGATGCTGAAGTTTATGCTGATCCTGCTAAATATTTTGACCAGGTAATTGAAATTGACTTATCTACATTGGAGCCTTATCTGAACGGTCCGTTTACTCCGGATTTAGCGACCCCTATTTCTAAAATGAAAGAGGTTGCTTTAGCTAACGGATGGCCGATGAAAATCGACGTAGGTTTGATCGGGTCTTGTACAAACTCTTCATACGAAGATATTTCAAGAGCGGTGAGTGTAGCGAGACAAGTTGCAGAAAAAGGCTTAACAGCTAAATCTGAATATTGTATCAACCCTGGATCTGAGCAAATCCGTTTCACGATACAACGTGATGGATTTATGGATGTGTTCAAACAAATAGGTGCTAAAGTATTTACAAATGCTTGCGGACCTTGTATTGGAATGTGGGACAGAGTAGGTTCGGAGAAACAAGAGAAAAACACAATCGTTCATTCTTTCAACCGTAACTTCGCGAAACGTGCTGATGGTAACCCGAATACTTTTGCTTTTGTTGGTTCTCCGGAATTGGTAACAGCTTTAGCTATTGCTGGTGACTTAAGCTTCAACCCATTGACTGATACTTTAACCAATGCAAATGGTGAGCAGGTAAAATTGGATGAGCCTACAGGATTTGAATTGCCTCCAAGAGGTTTTGCTGTTGATGACGCAGGTTATCAGGAACCAGCAGCTGATGGAAGTGGTGTTCAGATTTTAGTTTCTCCAACTTCTCACAGGTTGCAATTGCTTGATCCTTTTACTCCATGGGAAGGTACAGACCTTACAGGTTTAAGATTACTGATCAAAGCAAAAGGAAAATGTACAACTGACCATATTTCTATGGCTGGTCCATGGTTGAAATTCCGTGGCCACCTGGACAATATTTCTAATAACATGCTGATCGGTGCAGTGAATTATTTCAACGATAAAACTGATACCGTTAAAAATCTGTTAACTGGTGAATATGGTCCTGTTCCTGCAACACAACGTGCTTATAAAGCAGATCATATTGGAACTATCGTAGTTGGTGATGAAAACTACGGTGAAGGTTCTTCACGTGAGCATGCGGCAATGGAGCCCCGTCACCTTGGTGTTCGTGCTGTATTGGTTAAATCTTTTGCACGTATTCATGAAACTAACTTAAAAAAACAAGGAATGTTAGGTTTAACATTCGCAAACAAGGAAGATTATGATAAAATCCGTGAGGATGATGTAATTGATATCGTAGGCTTAACAACTTTCACTCCTGATGTACCTTTAACTCTTGTGTTAAACCATGCAGATGGCACGAAAGAAGATTTCAAAGTTAACCACAGTTATAATGCACAGCAGATCGACTGGTTCAAAGCCGGTGGTGCATTGAATATTATTCGTAAGCAAGTAGCTCAATAATATACTTCATAAAAAAACTCCCGTCTTTAGGCGGGAGTTTTTTTATGTCTTTATTTTTTCAGAAATTCCTGCCACCAGTACCCTGATGATTTGATCGTTCTTTGTTGCGTTTTAAAATCATTATGGACTAAACCGAACCTGGCGTTAAAGCCTTCTGCCCATTCAAAGTTGTCGAGCAGTGTCCAGGCCATATAACCGGTAATGTTTATCCCCTCTTTTTTAGCTCTGAGTACAGCCAGCAGATATAACCGGAAGTATTCGATCCTGTCAGTATCATCTATTGCACCGCCTGTTAGCTTATCATTAAAGGCCGCGCCATTTTCTGTAATCACCAGGTTTTTGACTGAAGGATAGGAGGCAAACTGTTTAATGATATTATAGAAACTATCACCATTAATTTCCCAGCCCATAGCAGTATGTGGTTTTTTCCTGTTTTTCGCTTTGACCTCCCATGCTTGTACAACCGGGATAAACGCATTGTATTTAATCGTGAGCGGAAAATAGTTTTGTAATCCAATAAAATCGAAGTCAAACGTGAGACGTTCGGTATGCCGCCACGTAGAATGTGAGATGGCAAATTTCTCCATCACCTCCCAATCCTGTCCCGGATAACCCATTCCTAATGCGGGTTCTATAAATAAACGGTTCATCAGGCAATCTACCCTGGAGGCTGCCAGAATATCGGAATCACTTTGTGTATAGGGGATAATCTCTGAGCAGGAATAGGTAGTTCCGATATTTGCACCAGCTACTTCTGCGCGTAAGATGCGTCCTCCGTCTGCCTGCGCAATGGCAGTATGATGTACGGCAGAGAAAAAGTTAGTGAGCCCCGTTTTTCCAGGTGCATGTACTCCGAGCATATAGCCCAGCGAAGTAAAGCCGAAAGGTTCATTCAGTACAATCCAGTTTTTTACTTTATCTCCGTAAGTCCGGGCACATAACGTAACAAAAGCATTAAATGCCATATTGATGCTAAAAGCTGTCCATCCGCCCTCTTCTTCTAAAGCTTCCGGTAAATCCCAATGGTAAAGCGTAATGTAAGGCGTAATCCCTTGCTCCAGACATTCATCTATTACATTATGGTAGAACCTGATCCCTTCTTCGTTAACGATTCCTTTGCCAAAAGGAAGAATCCTTGGCCAGGAGATAGAAAAACGGAATACCGAGAATCCAAGCAATTTAACCAGTGCAATATCTTCATTATAGCGGTGATAAAAATCACAAGCCATAGCTGGATTATGCCCTTTCTTGATTTTACCGGATCTTTTGGAAAAAGTATCCCATATAGAAGGGCCTTTACCATACATGTCTGCGGCGCCTTCAATCTGTAAAGCGGCAGTAGCCACGCCCCACGAAAAATCATCACCAAAATCGGATGCTTTAATCATATCTGAATTCTATAA
The DNA window shown above is from Pedobacter cryoconitis and carries:
- a CDS encoding aconitate hydratase, with protein sequence MAFDIEMIKKVYANFGPRVEAARKLVGRPLTLSEKILYTHLWDEKTNTSYVRGTDYVDFAPDRVAMQDATAQMALLQFMQAGRPKVAVPSTVHCDHLITAKLGAEQDLPAANTESKEVFDFLASVSNKYGIGFWKPGAGIIHQVVLENYAFPGGMMIGTDSHTVNAGGLGMVAIGVGGADACDVMAGLPWELKFPKLIGVKLTGKLSGWSSPKDVILKVAGILTVKGGTGAIVEYFGEGATNMSCTGKGTICNMGAEIGATTSTFGYDESMERYLRATDRADVADAANAVKEHLTGDAEVYADPAKYFDQVIEIDLSTLEPYLNGPFTPDLATPISKMKEVALANGWPMKIDVGLIGSCTNSSYEDISRAVSVARQVAEKGLTAKSEYCINPGSEQIRFTIQRDGFMDVFKQIGAKVFTNACGPCIGMWDRVGSEKQEKNTIVHSFNRNFAKRADGNPNTFAFVGSPELVTALAIAGDLSFNPLTDTLTNANGEQVKLDEPTGFELPPRGFAVDDAGYQEPAADGSGVQILVSPTSHRLQLLDPFTPWEGTDLTGLRLLIKAKGKCTTDHISMAGPWLKFRGHLDNISNNMLIGAVNYFNDKTDTVKNLLTGEYGPVPATQRAYKADHIGTIVVGDENYGEGSSREHAAMEPRHLGVRAVLVKSFARIHETNLKKQGMLGLTFANKEDYDKIREDDVIDIVGLTTFTPDVPLTLVLNHADGTKEDFKVNHSYNAQQIDWFKAGGALNIIRKQVAQ
- a CDS encoding GH1 family beta-glucosidase; the encoded protein is MIKASDFGDDFSWGVATAALQIEGAADMYGKGPSIWDTFSKRSGKIKKGHNPAMACDFYHRYNEDIALVKLLGFSVFRFSISWPRILPFGKGIVNEEGIRFYHNVIDECLEQGITPYITLYHWDLPEALEEEGGWTAFSINMAFNAFVTLCARTYGDKVKNWIVLNEPFGFTSLGYMLGVHAPGKTGLTNFFSAVHHTAIAQADGGRILRAEVAGANIGTTYSCSEIIPYTQSDSDILAASRVDCLMNRLFIEPALGMGYPGQDWEVMEKFAISHSTWRHTERLTFDFDFIGLQNYFPLTIKYNAFIPVVQAWEVKAKNRKKPHTAMGWEINGDSFYNIIKQFASYPSVKNLVITENGAAFNDKLTGGAIDDTDRIEYFRLYLLAVLRAKKEGINITGYMAWTLLDNFEWAEGFNARFGLVHNDFKTQQRTIKSSGYWWQEFLKK